In the Uranotaenia lowii strain MFRU-FL chromosome 1, ASM2978415v1, whole genome shotgun sequence genome, TTTGATGCACGCTTATTTTAGTTTCACCAGAACACACTCCCCCCCTTGAGGCAGTGTCCTCAATCGGAAGGAATCGGGACCAGTCGGTGGATCGGACGATCATATTCGGTTGAACCTCTGCGAAGGGTGACGTTTCGGACCGAACCAGTGGGGTCCGGATGCACTGCGATGATCCTAGCCAGTTCCCATTGGCCGGGTGGGATGTTTTCGTTCTTGACCAACACCAGTTGACCAACTCGGAGATTGTCGGCCGGGGACTGCCATTTGGTTCGTGGTTGTAGCGAAGTGATGTATTCGTCTTTCCATCGGGACCAAACGTCTGCCACCTGTTTCTGCAGCACCTGGAATTTGTCCAACCGGTTGATTGGAGCATTCGGGACACCTGGTTCGGGTAATAGGTTGAGTGGTTGACCAATAATGAAATGCCCTGGAGTGAGAGCATCACAACTGTCCGGAGAACTGGATAGAGCACACAAAGGTCTTGAGTTGAGACAAGCCTCTGTTTGCGTCAATATGGTGTACAATTCCTCATACGtcttcttttcatttttcaggACCTTGTACAGATGCGTCTTGGCACTCTTCACAGCCGCTTCCCATAGCCCACCCATGTGGGGCGCCGATGGTGTGATGAACGTCCATTTGATGCCAACATTAGAGGAGAATCGTTCGGCACGCTGCTTGAATTCGTTCGATTGGAAGAAGCCTTGGAGTTGATTGTCTGCCCCGACAAAGTTAGTCCCATTGTCGGACCATATTTCCGTGCAGAGACCACGACGAGCGATGAACCTCTTGAGAGCCAGAAGGAAACCATTGGATGATAAATCGCTGGCTAATTCAAGATGAATGGCCTTCGTTGAAAGGCACACTACAACAACAATGTATCCTTTCGTCACGTACGGTTTTCTTGGGTTGCAGCTCTTGATGAATATTGGACCGGCGTAGTCAATACCAACATGGATGAAGGCACGGACTGGCATCATTCGGACCGCTGGAAGGCTACCCATAAGCTGTGCAGCTGTTTTTGCTTTCATGCGGCAGCAACGAGGGCACTTCGATGTTTGCTGTCGGACGATGGTTTGACACCCGATGACCCAATAGCGCTGATTAAGTGTTGCGATCATAAGCGTTGGACCAGCGTGTAAATTGTCCAAATGTACTTGTTGGATGAGCAATAAAGTGTACCTGTGGTCTCGTGGCAAAATAACTGGATGTTTCATTTCGTACGGAATATTTGCGTTTTGAAGTCTCCCACCAACACGTAGAATGCCTTTCCCATCGATGAACGGATATAATGACTTGAGCTTGCTGCGTCGACCGACCTCAGCACCATTTTGAAGAGCCTTCAATTCGGAACCGAATGCGTCTTGTTGGGCCACCTTGACTAGCTGCAAATTGGCCGCTGATAATTCATCGGGAGTTAGAGCACCAACGATTCGAATTATTTTCTTGGCCTTACAATTCGCCTTGACATTGTTCACATAACGGTTGATTGATGCGAGTATGCGGGATGCATATCGTAGCGAAGAATAACGTTCCAAAATATATTGAGCCACCATTGGCTCGGACTGCACTGTGGTGACATAAGTAACGGCTGGTCGCTGCTCGAGGACGTCTTCGGGTACGTTATAGATCGTATCTTTCGTGTTGATATGTTCCAAAAAGGAGGCTTCGTCGTAAAGCCAGGAGGGACCTGTCCACCACAGGTCGTGTGTGACGAGTTCGGCTGGAGGAATTCCGCGAGAGGCACAATCAGCTGGATTGTCCTTGGAGGAAACATGATGCCACATGCTTCTGGGGAGGGTTTCCAAAATTGTTGATGTTCGGTTCGCCACAAAATTCTTCCACCGTTTGGGATGCGAAGACAACCATTCCAAAACGACAGTAGAATCGGTCCAAACGAATGTTTCGAGATTGAGATGGCTGagcgaaattgaaattttgtttatcaatttgCTCAGCAGTACAGCAGCGTTCAATTCCAAACGTGGTAGAGtgatttgcttgatgggtgccACTTTCGTTTTAGCAGCGATGAGGTTAACTTGTACGTCGCCAAATTCGTTTACCCATCGACCATATACTACTGCAGCATATGCTGATTCGGATGCGTCACAGAAACCAATCAGTTGCACCTGTTCGTCGTTAGTGATGAATCGGGGAATTTTGATTTCTTCCAGCTGATGAAGATTGTGCTTGACGGTGATCCACTCTTGTTCAATAGCCGCAGGTAAGGGATCGTCCCACGACAAATCGTGTAGCCAAAGTTGTTGGAATAGTATTTTGACTTTTACGATTGTGGGTGAGAGCCAACCAAAGGGATCAAATAATTTAGATGCATCGGAAAGTAATTGCCGTTTGGTATTCACACTCGTTGGATCCAGAGACACTttgaaatcaaagcaatcggtgCTTGGCGACCATCGGATGCCGAGTGCTTTGATtgagttgctgctgctgatgaatTCAATTGGAATGGGACCATCTCTTGTGTCGGTTAAGCTGTCCAGAAGTTGAGGATTGTTTGAGCTCCACTTTCTGAGTTTGAATCCGGCTTTCTCAAGTATCGACCTAATTTGAGAAACCAGATTTTTTGCCTCGTCGATGGAACGTGCACCGCTGATGATGTCGTCAACATAGGACCCTTTCAAGATGACCTGGCTGGCTTGTTGATATTCTTCGGCACAGTCTCGGGCTGCCTGCTTGAGTGCTTCGGTGGCAAGATACGCAGCGCTGGAGGTGCCATACGTCACGGTTTTCAGTCGATAGTGTTGGATTGGTTGTTCCGGGTCTTCTCGCCAAACGATTCGTTGATAGTCGGTGTCTTGATCGTCGACCAAAACTTGCCTGTACATTTTTTCCACATCGCTCATGAACACAATTGGATAGGTTCGAAAGCGACACAGAACGTCGAATAGGTCTTCGGTGTTGTTTGGTCCCACTAGCAGTCGGTCGTTTAGTGAGACGCCAGTGCTGGTCTTGGATGAGCCATCGAAAACGACTCGCAGTTTGGTTGTTGCGCTGTCATGTTTCTCCACGGCGTGATGGGGTAAATAAAAGCACTTACTTGGTTGCGTTGTTACCTCGGATGACGGAATCAGTTCCATGTGGCCCAGTTGCTGATACTCCGCCATGAAGTCCACGTAAAGTTGCTTGAAGGATGGATTTCTGATGAATCGCCGTTCCATGGAATGCAACCGTTTGACGGCCGCGTTCAGCGATTCTCCCAGGGCGGGTTTGGTTTCGTCAAAAGGAAGCCGAACAACGAATCGGCCCGTTTCGTTGCGCTTGTGTGTTGTTTCGAACAATTCCACCACACGTTGTTCGTCAGCGGTGAGAAGTTTTGCCGGTGGAATCTCTTCGGTCTCCCAGAAGCTGCGCAGAGCTCGATCGATGTTCACATCGAGCTGCACAGTGTAGGACACCTGATGCGTTTGGATGCTGCTTTCACCAGAAATTCTTCCGGCGACCAACCAGCCGAGCACGGACCTCTGTGCGACCGGTAAACCATCTTCGTCGGTGACTTGGCCTGCTTGTAGAATGGGCAGAAACACTTCCACCCCCAGGATGACGTCGATTGGCCCCGGCTTATTGAAGCCAGGATCCGCCAGCGGCAAATCGCGCAAGAAGTGCGATTGTTTGGTGTCAAAGCGCTGGCACGGTGTTGGTGATGCCAGAACTTCGAGGATGTAGGCTTGGGTTGTCAGTACGATGTCGTCGTTGAATCGGGATGCGATTTCCAATCGCACCGCACCTTTTGTGGTACCGGCTTTGGCACCAGCTACACCGGTGACGGGAAGTCTTGCGTTGTTTCTGCTGAGTCCGAGGCTCGACACACACGCCTCACTGATGAGTGTTGTGCCGGAACCGGAATCGATCATCGCTCTCACTAGCTGGAAAGAGCCATTTCGATTTCGAAGTCGGATGAGTGCTGTTGGTAGGACTGAAATCTTGGTGGTCGTTTCGGATGGGTTGATTTCGGCTTTGAAACTTGACACCTCCGTCGACGGCTGCGTTTCGGATTCGGGCTGCTGGATCGAAAAGTTGCTTGATGTTGACACGAAGGTGGACCGGACCATAGATTCCTGACTGTCACCAAGTTGACAGAGGAGCGTATGGTGCCGCTGCTTGCATCCTTCATTTCGACAGCTGGTTTTCGATGTGCAGTTTCGAACGGAGTGGGCCGGGCGGAGGCAGTTGAAGCACAGATTTGATTTCTGTACTAACTCTCTCCGGGTGGCTGTGGTTGATTGTAGGAACTGCTTGCAGTGGTAAAGTTGGTGTTGTTCGGAGCACAGTGAGCACTGATGAGGTGTTGTGTGGTAACTAGAAACCTTTTTCTCGGCGGACCTGGTCTGGATGCGAACTTCTTTCTTCACTTCTCCCCATGATGACTTGCTGTTGGTGAAGGAAGAGCAAGTTTCCAGAGCGTCACATCGGTTCTCGAGGAATGCCAGGAACTGTTGGAATGTGGGATTCTCCAGCTCGACGATTTTTTGTGCCCACAGTGCTCGGGTTTCCTTGTCGATTTTCTCCAGCAGAAGATGAATCAACCAGGCGTCTCGGGTTCGGTAGGCTTCACCCATAGCGTCTAGCTGCCTGATCACCTCGTCGGATGTTGTCACCAATTTCCGCAGGCTCACTTGATTGGAGGAGGAAGTAACTGCTGGCTGATCCAGGAATTCTTTCACCAAGGCGAATACCGTATACTTGGGTTTGTCGTAGCGTTCCAGCAGTCGTTCCCACACTTGGAGGTAGTTGGCATCGGTGATGGTGAAAGAATTCACCAGGGATTTTGCTTCGCCGTCCAAGTAGGAAAGCAAATACTGGAGCTTCTGGGAATTTGGCAACGTTGGCTTGTTGTGGATGGTGCTAGTGTATAGGTCCTTGAAAGACTGCCACTCCTTCCGGTTGCCTTTGAAGATCGGGATGTTGATTGGAGGCAATCTTACGTTGAGCTGCTGGTCTGCCGGGTGTGCGCCTTGGAATCCGATCTGTCGCATTTCGTTGAGCTGGACAGTTAACTCGTTGGTGCGAGTTGAAACTGTAGCTTGGCTGGACAGAAGCACCTGCTGCGCCTGGATCAAGGTTTCGATCGCGTTCTTGATTCCCCGACTGGAACCGCCCTCGGTGTCCTCGCTAATGTCGGAAGAATCTTCCAACCCGGAGTAAATCGCCTTGGCTGCATAGTACCGATCCTCGAACTCGGTGCGGTAGTTGAAAACCGAAGCGACCGCCTCGAGTGATTCGGTTTGCTCCTCAATTTCGTCCTGGATGTCAAAAAAGGTGGTGCCCAGAGTGTGCAAACGGCTGAGGCGTTCCCTAACCTCACACACTGGGGGATTGCGCGTTTCCACTCTCCTTGCTGTCTCGAGCTCCCATTTAATTTTCTCGAAGAGATTATTGCGCTTCTTGATGCTTTCTTCCATTTTCCACTGGCAATAATTATCCGGATACCGAAGGACCAATGTTTTGTGTGGGATGGAAGCGAAACGGGATTAAAAACGCGGCGAACTACTTTTTCGACACAAAACTTTTATTGCTGATAGCTTGCTTAAAAAGACGTCTGTACTCCTTGGAGTGAAAAAGCTAACTGATGAAAATTTAACGGTTTTAGCGCAAAGCTCTGGCGCGAAACTTTAGCGCAAAACAcactaaaaacaaaaactctAATTTTGATGCACGCTTATTTTAGTTTCACCAgaacaatattgaaataaagTAATAGAAATACCATTTGTCAATTCCTTTCAAACtctggtttttttaaatgcctttttttaaaattttacttgattaaaaatattttaaacatcctTTAAAAGtataaatagaagaaaaaaaagtgctgTCAAGAATTTTTTGGCCCGCAGACAAATCTCATTTCTTAAATTTGGCCCGCCACCTGAAAATGTTGGTCACCCATGCActagttgtaaataaaaaaaaatgattctggctagtaaaaaaaacaatcggtcGACTCGTGACTTACCAACTTATGAATAGTCTGAGACCCTTGAGACACTAGTTCCATCATCCTGCGCCTTTTGGAGTTTGTCACGGTTTAGTTAAAATTATCAACTTCGTAATTTGGTTATTCTGGTTCCGGTCATTCTTCGTCT is a window encoding:
- the LOC129737733 gene encoding uncharacterized protein LOC129737733, with the translated sequence MEESIKKRNNLFEKIKWELETARRVETRNPPVCEVRERLSRLHTLGTTFFDIQDEIEEQTESLEAVASVFNYRTEFEDRYYAAKAIYSGLEDSSDISEDTEGGSSRGIKNAIETLIQAQQVLLSSQATVSTRTNELTVQLNEMRQIGFQGAHPADQQLNVRLPPINIPIFKGNRKEWQSFKDLYTSTIHNKPTLPNSQKLQYLLSYLDGEAKSLVNSFTITDANYLQVWERLLERYDKPKYTVFALVKEFLDQPAVTSSSNQVSLRKLVTTSDEVIRQLDAMGEAYRTRDAWLIHLLLEKIDKETRALWAQKIVELENPTFQQFLAFLENRCDALETCSSFTNSKSSWGEVKKEVRIQTRSAEKKVSSYHTTPHQCSLCSEQHQLYHCKQFLQSTTATRRELVQKSNLCFNCLRPAHSVRNCTSKTSCRNEGCKQRHHTLLCQLGDSQESMVRSTFVSTSSNFSIQQPESETQPSTEVSSFKAEINPSETTTKISVLPTALIRLRNRNGSFQLVRAMIDSGSGTTLISEACVSSLGLSRNNARLPVTGVAGAKAGTTKGAVRLEIASRFNDDIVLTTQAYILEVLASPTPCQRFDTKQSHFLRDLPLADPGFNKPGPIDVILGVEVFLPILQAGQVTDEDGLPVAQRSVLGWLVAGRISGESSIQTHQVSYTVQLDVNIDRALRSFWETEEIPPAKLLTADEQRVVELFETTHKRNETGRFVVRLPFDETKPALGESLNAAVKRLHSMERRFIRNPSFKQLYVDFMAEYQQLGHMELIPSSEVTTQPSKCFYLPHHAVEKHDSATTKLRVVFDGSSKTSTGVSLNDRLLVGPNNTEDLFDVLCRFRTYPIVFMSDVEKMYRQVLVDDQDTDYQRIVWREDPEQPIQHYRLKTVTYGTSSAAYLATEALKQAARDCAEEYQQASQVILKGSYVDDIISGARSIDEAKNLVSQIRSILEKAGFKLRKWSSNNPQLLDSLTDTRDGPIPIEFISSSNSIKALGIRWSPSTDCFDFKVSLDPTSVNTKRQLLSDASKLFDPFGWLSPTIVKVKILFQQLWLHDLSWDDPLPAAIEQEWITVKHNLHQLEEIKIPRFITNDEQVQLIGFCDASESAYAAVVYGRWVNEFGDVQVNLIAAKTKVAPIKQITLPRLELNAAVLLSKLINKISISLSHLNLETFVWTDSTVVLEWLSSHPKRWKNFVANRTSTILETLPRSMWHHVSSKDNPADCASRGIPPAELVTHDLWWTGPSWLYDEASFLEHINTKDTIYNVPEDVLEQRPAVTYVTTVQSEPMVAQYILERYSSLRYASRILASINRYVNNVKANCKAKKIIRIVGALTPDELSAANLQLVKVAQQDAFGSELKALQNGAEVGRRSKLKSLYPFIDGKGILRVGGRLQNANIPYEMKHPVILPRDHRYTLLLIQQVHLDNLHAGPTLMIATLNQRYWVIGCQTIVRQQTSKCPRCCRMKAKTAAQLMGSLPAVRMMPVRAFIHVGIDYAGPIFIKSCNPRKPYVTKGYIVVVVCLSTKAIHLELASDLSSNGFLLALKRFIARRGLCTEIWSDNGTNFVGADNQLQGFFQSNEFKQRAERFSSNVGIKWTFITPSAPHMGGLWEAAVKSAKTHLYKVLKNEKKTYEELYTILTQTEACLNSRPLCALSSSPDSCDALTPGHFIIGQPLNLLPEPGVPNAPINRLDKFQVLQKQVADVWSRWKDEYITSLQPRTKWQSPADNLRVGQLVLVKNENIPPGQWELARIIAVHPDPTGSVRNVTLRRGSTEYDRPIHRLVPIPSD